The Streptomyces racemochromogenes DNA segment GGCCTACGAGGCCGAGGGGTCGGGCCAGCACGTGTCGTCCTCGCTCTCTCCCGAGGCCCAGGCCGCGGTGGAGGCGCTGCCGCCCGGTTCCGCGCTGCTGATCGTGCGTCGCGGCCCGAACTCCGGCAGCCGGTTCCTGCTGGACGGCGAACTGACGACTGCGGGCCGGCACCCGCAGAGCGACATCTTCCTGGACGACATCACCGTGTCCCGCCTGCATGTCGAATTCCGCCGGAGCCCGGAGGGCGGCTTCACCGTCGCCGACGTGGGCAGCCTCAACGGCACGTACGTGAACCGGGAGCCGATCGAGTCCGTCGCCCTGCACAACGGTGACGAGGTGCAGATCGGCAAGTACCGGCTGGTCTTCTACGCGAGCCTGCGGGGCGTCTGACCCCCTCGGACACCGTCCGGGGGGAACCCCACCCCCGGACACCCTCCGGGGGGACCCCAGGGAAGGTTCCATGCTGCGTACCCCGACGGGCGGTGCCCCCAAGAACGGCACCGCCGGCTCTGCCGGGCAGCTGGTCAGCATCGGCACGGTGCTGACCACGCTGCGGGACGAGTTCCCCGAAGTCACGATCTCCAAGATCCGCTTCCTGGAGGCGGAGGGCCTGGTCGAACCCCGGCGCACGCCTTCCGGATACCGCAAGTTCAGCACGCAGGACGTGGAGCGCCTCGCGCGCGTCCTGCGCCTGCAGCGCGACCACTACCTCCCGCTGAAGGTCATCCGGGAGCAGCTCGACGCACTCGACCGGGGTGAGCAGATCCGCATCCCCGCACCCGCCGCGCACGGGGAGTCCGTGGACGGCGCCCAGTCCTGCGGCGGCTACGCCGAGGCGGCCGGGGAGCCGCCGGCGGCGGCCCGGGTGGGCCGTGCCGAGCTGATCGCCGCCGCCGAGGCGGACGAGGCGCAGCTGGTCGAGTGGGAGTCGTACGGGCTCGTCTCCGAGCTGCCCGGCGGCGGGTTCGACGCCGGGACGCTCGAGGTGGCCCGGCTGATCGCCGATCTGGGCCGGTTCGGCCTCGAACCGCGCCACCTCCGGGGGATGAAGGCGGCGGCGGACCGGGAGGCGGGTCTGGTGGAGCAGCTCGTAGCCCCGCTGCGCAGGCACCGCAACCCGCAGACGAGGGCGCACGCGGAAGCCACGACGAGGGAGCTCGCGGGGCTTTCCGTGAGGCTCCACGAGGCCTTGGTGCAGACCGCCCTCGGGCTCCGTCAGCACTGAACGGACAGGTCCCGGTGGGGCCCCGACTACCCAAACCTGCCGGGCAGGTCCTAGGGTTGCTGTGTGAACGAGCTCGACGTTGTGGGTGTCCGGGTGGAAATGCCCTCCAACCAACCGATCGTGCTCCTGCGTGAAGTGGGAGGCGACCGGTACCTCCCCATCTGGATCGGTCCTGGGGAGGCGACCGCCATTGCCTTCGCGCAGCAGGGCATGGCCCCTGCCCGGCCGCTGACGCACGACCTGTTCAAGGACGTGCTGGAGGCGGTCGGTGAGGAGCTCACCGAGGTCCGGATCACGGATCTGCGGGAGGGCGTCTTCTACGCGGAGCTGGTCTTCGCCAGCGGGGTCGAGGTGAGCGCGCGGCCGTCGGACGCCATAGCGCTCGCCCTGCGCACGGGAACGCCGATCTACGGCAGTGACGGCGTGCTGGACGACGCCGGAATCGCCATTCCCGACGAGCAGGAGGACGAGGTGGAGAAGTTCCGCGAGTTCCTCGACCAGATCTCGCCGGAGGACTTCGGGACGGGCCCCCAGTGAACGGCCCCCGGTAGCCGCGCCGGCGGCCGTGCCGTCCACCGGGAACTGTCAGCCCATTCGAGTAGCCTTTCCCCGCAACGGGGTACGGGAAACCACTCTCAGGGTGATTATCACTCGGCGTGCCGAGTGTGGCGATCGTTGACGCACCCCTGGTCACTGCCTACCTTCAAGGTGGCAGGTCAAGGACGGAGGGTCGGCGTGAGGATCACGGGCGACGGTACGACCGGGGGAACCCCCGCGCGGAGCGACGGTGGGCCGTACCCGGTGCACGCTGGCGCGGTGGGCGCCTCGCCCCGTCAGCCGGCGGCCGCGCCGGTCGGACCGGTGAGCGAAGGCCCGGCGTCCGAGCAGGTCGGCTACCGCGGACCGACGGCGTGCGCCGCCGCGGGGATCACGTACCGGCAGCTCGACTACTGGGCGCGCACCGGCCTCGTCGAGCCGAGCGTGCGGCCCGCGTACGGGTCGGGCACCCAGCGGCTGTACAGCTTCCGCGACGTGGTCGTCCTGAAGATCGTCAAGCGCTTCCTGGACACCGGGGTGGCGCTGCAGAACATCCGCACCGCCGTGCAGCACCTGCGGGACCGGGGCTTTTCCGACCTGGAGCGCATGACGCTGATGAGCGACGGCGCGACCGTGTACGAGTGCACCTCGCCGGACCAGGTCGTG contains these protein-coding regions:
- a CDS encoding MerR family transcriptional regulator, translating into MLRTPTGGAPKNGTAGSAGQLVSIGTVLTTLRDEFPEVTISKIRFLEAEGLVEPRRTPSGYRKFSTQDVERLARVLRLQRDHYLPLKVIREQLDALDRGEQIRIPAPAAHGESVDGAQSCGGYAEAAGEPPAAARVGRAELIAAAEADEAQLVEWESYGLVSELPGGGFDAGTLEVARLIADLGRFGLEPRHLRGMKAAADREAGLVEQLVAPLRRHRNPQTRAHAEATTRELAGLSVRLHEALVQTALGLRQH
- a CDS encoding bifunctional nuclease family protein encodes the protein MNELDVVGVRVEMPSNQPIVLLREVGGDRYLPIWIGPGEATAIAFAQQGMAPARPLTHDLFKDVLEAVGEELTEVRITDLREGVFYAELVFASGVEVSARPSDAIALALRTGTPIYGSDGVLDDAGIAIPDEQEDEVEKFREFLDQISPEDFGTGPQ
- a CDS encoding MerR family transcriptional regulator, which codes for MRITGDGTTGGTPARSDGGPYPVHAGAVGASPRQPAAAPVGPVSEGPASEQVGYRGPTACAAAGITYRQLDYWARTGLVEPSVRPAYGSGTQRLYSFRDVVVLKIVKRFLDTGVALQNIRTAVQHLRDRGFSDLERMTLMSDGATVYECTSPDQVVSLLQGGQGVFGIAVGVVWRDVENALSQLHGERVDTGETLVGHNPTDELAARRNRAV